GAACGATTCATCACCAACCTTATCGGGCGCCCTGCTCACTCGACGATGCGGATCTGATATGTCAGAACGTGTTTGGCGGTAGGCTCGATCAGCATGACGCCAAGCTTGTCGCGGAACTCGCCGTCGAAGTCCCCCGGGCTCGCGATACCGTGCCAGGGTTCGATGCACAGGAACGGGGCACCGCCCGGCTTTGACCAGATGCCCAGTTCCTCAAATCCCAACCATGTCATTTCGATCGCCGGACCACGCTCGGCCCCATAGCGCACGCTGGTGCCGGCAGGCTGATCCAGGATGACGGCGTCGTCGTCGAACAGCCGTTCGGAGAGCGTCAGTGTCCTGCCTTTGATCGGTGTTGGCCACGACTTCGGAAGCAGTAGGCCATCCTTGAGCCGGCGGATCGGCGCCGGTTCGGCCTCGGCAAAGGTCAGCCGGTAGGCCTCCTTGGGCAATTCCGGCAACAACGGCCAATTGAATGCCGGGTGTGCGCCGATCGAGGCC
The genomic region above belongs to Mesorhizobium sp. B4-1-4 and contains:
- a CDS encoding aldose 1-epimerase family protein; this translates as MADSQTLHGDGISAVITGQGAELVSLRDAQGFEFLWQAGPAWRRHSPVLFPIVGRLKSDQLRHRGRTYPMTQHGFARDKPFDWAERGPRSCTLVLTDDADTRAHYPFAFRLAVTYTLEPQQLRVNFEITNTGDEPLPASIGAHPAFNWPLLPELPKEAYRLTFAEAEPAPIRRLKDGLLLPKSWPTPIKGRTLTLSERLFDDDAVILDQPAGTSVRYGAERGPAIEMTWLGFEELGIWSKPGGAPFLCIEPWHGIASPGDFDGEFRDKLGVMLIEPTAKHVLTYQIRIVE